A stretch of DNA from Pygocentrus nattereri isolate fPygNat1 chromosome 14, fPygNat1.pri, whole genome shotgun sequence:
AGCCCTATATAACATGACTTCAGACCACCTGGGGACAAATGGCTTGTGGATATCATAATTTCCTCCTTACAATTTTATGTAGAGCGTTACTTGTAAATATATGGTAGGGCATTTTGACAACATACCACAATTCGTAAGAACACCAGGCAAATACAGAAGTGCACAAAGCTGCACTCTCAGTGTGTGGCCATTGGCCAATCACACAAATGCTGCTGCTCCCAAAACAAAGCATGTTGGTAACAATTGTGAATGTTGGGAAATTTGAAACAAATTCAAATAGAAAGAAATTTGCTTAGATATCACAGCGAGAAACTGCAGAGCCAAAATGCAGAAAGGGAGTTAGCTTAAGTTCATTCAGTCTACTTGTACACTAAGGTTACAGAAGGCTAGCTTAATGTTCATTAATATTAACATGCAATCACACACAGGCTTATTATCTAGCTAGCTCACCAGCAATCACTCCAGTAAGCAATCAAGCTACAGTGTATTTGACGTGTCCTGTATTCTAAGGAGATAAACTGTTTATTGTTCAAAAATATATGTCGGTTCACTGTAACAATGATAGCAAGTTTACTTCAACTTAGTATTTTGAATATTATAATTTGCATGTCTGTCTGCAGTTTAATTTCTTCAGATCTAAATCGTATGACGGACAATGAGAGAGACCAGATTGATCAGGATGCTCAGATCTTCATGAGGACATGTTCAGATGCCATCAAACAGCTGAGGACTGAGGgtaacatacacacatactttcAGACATGCATTTTCTTCTCTCTAATATGCAGACACTTTTACATGCACGCAGACGTCTAACGACAGGTATACACTatgtgattttagaaatcttgttcttctGTAACAGCTCACACATTTGAGTCACCAATTGTGTATGGCCGAAGACTATGATTTATAGGTTCACACTGTATTGAAACACTCTGTTCACTTGACCTGCTGCGATGTGGTAGCTTAAACTACACATGAAGTGCTGCCCCTACAGACAGCTCAGTTTATGGACAATTTCCACTAAAGATGTTAAATTAAAACAACACTCCAGATCataacattactgaatgtgtttgggattacttggatcatgagaaacagaaagtgcaacaaacttcttagactgaactttgaagctgtagaaaaatatccctgctgaattctgaaagcaagtctcctgaaaagactggaagctgtaataatggCAGAGTAATTTCTAATTGTTATATGACTTTTTTTcctgatactgaaaaaaactgcacttaaaggttgttttgaatggaaatgaactAATTGTGGTCTTTGACTGTtgctcagtactgtacatgCTGAGGCTAACATGCACAGGTTTTCAACTTTTCATGTGTATTTTATGCattgttgtatgtgtgtgtgcgtgtgtgtgtgtgtagctgagAAGACAGGAATTTCTGCTCAAATGAAGGAGCATCGTGGAGCTGTGCTGGACCTAATAGAGTCATATCTTAAAAGTAggtgaacacaaacacaggttCATAAATACGAGCATAAGTGTGTACACCCATTTATGCACACATGCTTTTACTTTGTCACTGTGTGCACACATATAACTTCTCTTGTACAAGACAATGAGTTTATGTACTTGCAAAATTGTTCATATGTGTTTCTGCAGGCGTGTGTAAGCTGTATTCTGAGCAGAGAGCCATCCGTGTGAAGAGAGTGGTGGACAAGAAGAGACTGTGAGTCACTCAATAAAGCAAAACTGAGCTTTAACTGTATCTGAAAACTGAATGTGCAACAACATCTACCATGTGCGTCTGTTTATGTGCACAGGTCTCGTTTAGAACCAGAGCAGAAAAGTAGAGTGGAAAAACCTCCAAGCGAAGATGCAGAGAAAACACCAGCACAGGAGGAAAACAACGGTATATGAGCCTCTGCACGTATTAATTCAGAACAACCGTATTGCACAAAAGCCAGAGGCCCTTCATTTATATATTAACTATTTCCAGAAGAGGAGCTTTCCACTTTGCTATGGCTTTTGGTAGTTTGCTACTGGTTGGTTAATTTGTAGTTCTCCTGAGatttaaaagctatttaaaagctgtattggAATGAGAGGGCTACAATCACAGATTATATGATAGCAATATGCAATGCCTGAAATACTGCAAATGGTTTGATAGATCAAACAAGTAAAAAGGAACTGCCTTCAAAAACAGTGGTGTTAATAATTGTTTGtgttaatgcattattaatgcCTTAACTTTGACAACTTTTGTTTTGCTCCCAGACAAGCCCGTTTCTGATGGTGGTGTTGAATTGTGGGAGGACAGTAGAGTGGAGGATGAGCTCTCACCAGAGGAGATACAgatggtacacacacacacacacacacacacacacacacacacacacacacacacacacacacacacacacacacatgctgtagTGTCATCAAAGACATGCATATATGTGCACACTCTTTCTTACACATAGTGTCCtgggcatcaggcagcacatcCATGATTATGTCATATAATAACTTCCAGTGATGGAGCTTTTAAAGGAATAAAACTCCTCTGTTTCCTTTCATCGCCACGGTTTCCTATCACATTATGATTCTTTaagtttctgttaaatatatagaattttgttaactgaattatgcaaaacattgtgaaaattctggaattctcctttaaggaTGCATTGTAAACATGTGACAGGCTGAATTAATCTGTCTCTTGGGCCAGTAGTTTGAGACCCCTGATTTAAAGTGTCAGGGTAAGAACAGGAGCAGGACACACAGGCAGTCTACTGTCCCTGTTCTGATGatatgtgtgtgcttgtgtttgttcaGTTTGAGCAGGAGAATAAGAGGCTGGTGAGTGAGATGAACAGTCTGGTGGATGAAGTCAGGTGGGCTTTACACATACGCCTTCATACACATTGCTGTGAAAATGGCACTCTTCTCTTGGTTCGTAATTAAAATGTTATAAGCCTAAATGAACCTGGTACTAGACTTAGGTAAACAGTGAGAGCCTAGTAAAGGATGTAAAACATTCTAATATTTTGCTGACATGAAAGATCAACCTGTATTCTCAGTGGATCTTTGGCTACTGTGAGTAAAACAAAAAGCATCATTTGAATACCATCATTGAAAACAAGAATTGtcactgttcaaagaaaaaccaaaaaccaaagaaaaatctccaaaactttacaagagaaggcaaaaaaatgctctttattttttaatatatgttaatataaagagattttattctaagcaattttgtaGTACACAGTGTGAAAGGTAGCCGCTGAACTCAAATGATATAGataaaggttttatttattaatttttttggaCAAAGCATTCTTAActgatttatttgtgttgtatgtAACAGTA
This window harbors:
- the stx18 gene encoding syntaxin-18, which produces MAVDMTVVFRASVKTVKTRNKAMGVGYDSSRDELMRRDRPKHGFSSRAKEVISNITKLKDFLLQHRKDYVNASSLISSDLNRMTDNERDQIDQDAQIFMRTCSDAIKQLRTEAEKTGISAQMKEHRGAVLDLIESYLKSVCKLYSEQRAIRVKRVVDKKRLSRLEPEQKSRVEKPPSEDAEKTPAQEENNDKPVSDGGVELWEDSRVEDELSPEEIQMFEQENKRLVSEMNSLVDEVRQIEGKVVEISRLQEIFAEKVLHQETEIDNIHQLVVGATENVKEGNEDIREAIKNNAGFRVWILFFLVMCSFSLLFLDWYDS